Genomic segment of Ignavibacteriales bacterium:
CAATATGTGGCAGAATGTTGAACGCGATTGGATGGGGAAATTTTTTCTCACGCAACGGTCGTTTTGCTATTTCATCTTCCAGCTGATTGACGCCTTTCTTGCCGGCGCCTGTAACAGACTGATAGGTAGAAACCACGACGCGCTTGATACCGAACACATCGTGCAGCGGTTTCAAGACTACTACCATCTGAATAGTCGAGCAATTTGGATTGGCAATAATGCCATGATGTTTGAAGGCATCTTCAGGATTTACTTCTGGCACAACAAGTGGAACATCCGGATCCATCCGAAATGCACTGCTGTTATCAATGACAACTGTGCCATGTGTAACGGCTTTAGGCGAAAATTCTTTGCTGGTGTTTGCACCTGCAGAAAAAAGCGCGAAGTCTACTCCAGAAAAACTATCACCGGTAAGTGTTTGCACTTTCACAGGTTTACCTTGAAAGAGTACTTCCATACCCGCAGAACGCGCAGAAGCAAGTGGAACAAAACGCGCCACGGGGAAATTTTGTTCTTCCAATACTGTCGTCATGGTACGTCCAACTAAACCAGTCGCTCCTGCGACCGCAACTGTATATGATTTTCTCATTATGTCACTTTATTATATTGATGAAAGACTACTTTACCTTAGTTAAGATACAGATTCCAACGCTCTTCTTCAAATAAATTCTTCCATAACATGTAAAATATTTTATATTGAACGAGAATGAAGAGCTTGGTATATTGGCTATGGAAATAATATTCTCAGAACGAATTTGATATGAACGAATATATTTTACAAACGCGTCAGCTTGGAAAGCGGTACGGAAAACGCTGGGCTGTCAAGAATCTTAATCTTGAAGTTCTTCGCGGTGATGTGTTTGGTTTTCTGGGACCGAACGGGGCAGGAAAAAGCACTACTATCCGAATGATATTATCGCTTATTAAACCAACAACAGGTGAAACCGAACTTTTCGGTTGTTCGCTCAAGTCTCGGCGATCGGATGCACTACGACGTGTCGGAGGAATTGTCGAGAAGCCCGATTTCTATTTATACCTCTCCGCGTATAAAAATCTAGAAATCATTGGGGCACTTACCGGCGGTGTAGAACGGAAGAGAATTCTAGAAGTACTGGATCTGGTGGGCTTAACAAGTCGTGCTGCCGACAATGTAAAGGCCTATTCGCACGGGATGAAACAGCGGCTGGGCATTGCACAGGCATTGCTCTCCGATCCTGAACTTGTGATCCTCGACGAACCTACGAACGGACTCGATCCGCAGGGAATGAAAGAAGTGCGGGATCTCATTGTGCATCTTTCGCGCGAACGAAAGAAAACAATTATTCTTTCTTCTCACCTGCTCAATGAAATTGAATTAGTCGCCAATCGTATGGTGATCATTAACAACGGTGAATTAGTTATACAAGGAGATGTGAGCACACTCTTAGATGAAGGGGAGAAATATGTTGTGATTCAAGCTCAACCACAGAAGAAAGTTGAGTCCGTTTTGCGGAGGCTAAAAAAAATAATCGGAGCATACGACGTACAACAAGAGATGTTTAAAGTGAGAATGGACTTTGCCGACATTCCTGAGTTAAACAAATCACTTGTGCAAGCCGGAGTTCGCGTGCAGGCATTAATTCCGAAACGCTCGCTCGAAGATTTATTTCTTTCTATGACCGAACAGTCAAACAAGGTGGACACGTGATTCGGCTTATTTATTACGAACTCATAAAAATATTCATGAAGAAGCGCACGTATCTCGGCTTCGGAATTGTACTGGTGATTGTTCCGCTCGTGGAAGTGGCGATGAAGTTAGAAGGCGGCCGCTTTTTGACGATGGCAATGCGCGGATTGTCAAGAGATTTTCTATTCTTTGGGAATATTTTTAATGGCTGGTTTGTCGCTCATCAGATTATGAACAGTCTCTGGTTGCATATCCCGTTACTCATTTCATTTGTTGCTGGAGATCAGCTTGCCGGCGAAGCGACAGCAGGCACCTACCGTCTCATCCTCATTCGGCCAGTTTCACGTACGCGTATTTTTATTTCGAAATATATCACAACACTTATTTACACCGTTATTTTTGTTTTCTTCTTAGCGGCTTTAAGTATCGGTTTGGCTCTGACGTTGCTTGGTCGTGGTGATCTCGTTATTATAACTCGCAATATTCTTCTTCTTCCTGAATCGGAAGTTGCGTGGCGGTTTTTCATCGCCTATCTTCTTGCCACTTGGACTATGATTACCATTGCATCGATTTCATTTTTCTTCTCATCGTTTGTCGAGAATGCAATCGGCCCCATTGTCGCTACGATGGGATTGCTGATTGTGTGCACAGTGATAACTCTTATGCCGGTAGAGATGTTTGAAATTCCAAAGAAATTCCTTTTTACCCGGTATCTCGACATGTGGCAAAAAATATTTATGGATCCTATTCCATGGAATGAGGTTAAGATGGGAATGTTGTTTATGGGCTCATGGACATTAGCGGCAGTACTGGGAGCGTGGAGTGTGTTTGTGAAGAAGGATATTCTTTCATAAAATAATTGAATTGTCACAAAGCGAGGAGAATGCGTGGATATTAAAGCAAGGGTGCAGGAGATAAGGAATGGATTCCATCCAACGTTTTGGGTAGCAAACGGGATGGAATTGTTTGAGCGGCTGGCGTATTATGGTCAGCAAATTGTTTTCATGATTTATCTCCGTAACAAACTCGGTTTTACGGAAACAGAGGCAGGGCAGCTTTCCGGTATCTTTGGCGGTTTGATTTATTTACTGCCAATTCTTGGCGGCACGCTCGCTGATAAATGGGGATTCCGCCGTGCATTCAACATTGCATTCACAATTCTTGCTCTTGGATATTTCTTGATTGGCTCAGTTGGAATGGCTGCATTTGCCGGTGTGTATAGTAACTTCAATCTTTATTGGCTTTTGATGATATTTCTTATCTTTACAGCGTTTGGCGGTTCGTTTATCAAACCTTCTGTTCTGGGAACAGTTGCGGTTACTTCCAAAGAAGAAACCAAGTCGCTTGGTTTTGCTGTCTATTACTGGTTAGTCAATGTTGGAGCAATGTTAGGGCCTACGATTGCTTATTTTGTACGGGATAGCTTCGGCAACGAGTTTGTTTATATGGTATCGTCTCTCAGCTGCCTTGCAATGCTTGTCGTGAATTTAATCCTTTACAAAGAAGTGAAGAGCACGCGGACAGTTGTTGTGGAATCTTTTGGAAAGAAAATTGCCAACCTCTTTGTCGTTCTGGCAAATGTGAAGTTCATGATTTTTCTCCTTATCTATTCACTCTATTGGATTATTTTCTGGCAGGAATTTATTATTGTACCATATTACGTAACAGATTATATCAATGCGAACGCCCCTTATGAAATTCTTCAGTCGTGGGCAGGGGCTGGTGCAATTATTCTGTTTCAGATTCCGCTCAACCGTCTTACGAAGAATATCCCGACGCGCAGCGCTATTGTTCTCGGTTTTGCGATTTCCAGTCTCATCTGGCTGATTATCGGTATCTATCCAAGTATTCCAACAATTGCGGCGGGAATCGTTGCATTTGCAATTGGTGAAATGATTCAAGCACCGCGGTATTACGAATACATTTCAGAAATAGCGCCTCCGGGGCAGCAAGGATTATTTCAGGGGTATGCTTTTCTGCCGATTGCGATTGCAAGATTTGTCGGCGATCCAATAGGCGGGTGGCTATATCAAACGTCGAAGGCAAGCGGCAAGCCGGAATTAGTCTGGTTTGCACTCATAGGCATTGGAGCGCTTGGTACTATCTTGATGCTGCTTTACAATAAAATCGTCAAGGCACAAGAAACTAAAACAGTTTAGACGGCATTATAAAGAAATACGAAACAGGATATCGTCCAGTCTTGTGAAAGAGAAAGGGATGATTATGAAAATTTTGGAAATAGTATTGATAAGCGCATTGATCATGTGCCATGCGTTTGCTCAACGGGTACTGAAAATTAGTGATGCAGATGAAATATTAACGAAGATCGATAAAAGGTTTGAAGAAGTAAAGGATTTCTCCGCTGTTATCGATGCCGAAATTAATATGGAACGCGTACAAATTCCCAAAATGCATGCTGAATTGTTCTTCAAGAAACCGGATAAAATTCATTTCTCATCGCAGAGTTTTCTTCTTGTGCCGCGTGAAGGCCTTGCGTTGAATCCATCGGTATTCAAAGAACATTATCTCGCAACTTCGGTAGTGCGCGAAACTGTCGGTGGAATAAAATTGATCAAACTCCTTCTTGCCGCCAAAGATGCGAAAACTCGTCTCCGTGCGCTTTCCATGTGGGTGAATCCAATGTTTTGGACTATCACGAAGATAGAAACCATCCCGTATGAGGGACGCACGCTCTCCATGACATTCACTTATGAATACCAACAACAGAAATATTGGCTTCCATCAAAGTTGGTTGTATCATTCGCGTCAGATTCGGATAAGATGCAGAAAGATTCTACGCCATCACTCGACAGTCAATTGGAAGGTGCTCAGCGTTCCATGCCGCGAAGCGGTACGGTGACAGTCGTTTATTCAAATTACAAAATCAATATCGGGCTCTCGGATGAACTTTTTGAGAAGAAAGAAAAGTGATGAAGCCTCAGGTATCAGCGCTCGGCATTCAGTGTAAGAAATCAAAGGAATGAAAAACAGCCAAACATCCGTCTCGCTTTCTGAAGTGCATGGCTCTGTGAACATTTCCAAAAATTACGGGATGATCAAGCGGTTTCTTGCCTTTGCCGGCCCTGCGTATCTAATCAGTGTTGGTTATATGGATCCAGGAAACTGGGCAACAGACATCGAAGGCGGTTCGCGGTTTGGGTATCAACTGCTTTGGGTCATTTTGATGTCGAATATGATGGCGGTGCTTTTACAGACGCTTTCAGCTCGTCTTGGCATTGTGACAGGCCGCGATCTTGCGCAAGCGTGCCGTGATGAATATCCGAAACCGGTCGTATTCGTTTTATGGATTCTCTGCGAGGTTGCAATTGCAGCATGTGATCTTGCCGAATTACTCGGTACAGCTATTGGATTAAATCTTCTATTCGGGCTACCGCTTCTTATCGGCGTTTTGGTCACCGGTTTCGACACCATGCTTTTTCTCGTGATCCAGAATTTTGGAATCAGGAAGATGGAGTTTTTTATTATCATGCTCGTGTCTGTTATGGGCGTGTGCTTTGGAATTGAGATGCTGCTTTCAAAGCCGGTTCTGAGTGAAGTTGCGAATGGTTTTCTTCCACGATTAAATTCCGAGAGCTTATTTGTCGCTATTGGAATTCTCGGTGCAACTGTGATGCCGCATAATTTGTATCTGCACTCGGCACTCGTTCAGACACGATTAGTCGAACAGACGGAACAGGGAAAACGGCAAGCATGCAAATTTAATCTCATTGATACATCGATCGCGCTGAACGCTGCATTCTTAGTGAATGCCGCAATCCTGATTGTTTCTTCCTCGGTGTTCTTTAAGAATGGTCTGGTTGTGACAGAAATCCAGCAGGCACATTCGCTTTTAGCGCCACTGCTTGGAACAACGCTGGCAAGCACTCTATTTGCAGGTGCATTATTGGCTTCTGGACAAAGCTCAACATTGACGGGAACCTATGCAGGTCAAATTGTCATGGAAGGATTTTTACATTTTAAAATGCGTCCGGTCCTTCGCCGATTTATTACGCGCGCTATTGCCATAGTTCCGGCAATCGCCGTCATTTATTTCCGCGGGGATCAAGGGTCGTATGAGTTGTTGATTCTCAGTCAGGTTGTTTTAAGTATGCAACTGCCGTTTGCCATTATTCCTTTGATTAACTTCACAAGCGACAAAGAACGAATGGGCGTGTTTGTCAATAAGCCATGGGTGAAGTCTCTTGCTTGGATTGCAGCGATCATCATTGTAGGATTAAATGCCCGTTTGGTATTTGGGACTATCACTGATTGGATTAAGGGAGCAGGGAGCATGTCGATAATTATTTGGATGACATTTGTTCCAATAATTGTCGGATTATTTTTATTCCTCATATATATTACATTGCCGAAAACATGGCGCAGGAGAGAACTCGCAATGCCTTCAGAAATTGAACAACTCGAATTGGTTTCGCACCCATTCACAAATATCGGTGTCGCGCTTGATCTCAGCGGAATGGATTCTAAGGTACTTTCGCAAGCTAAGACACTGGCACAGCAAAATGGCGCACGTCTTGTGCTCATGCATGTTGTTGAAGGAGTCGGGGGACAATTATTTGGCGTGAACGCAAACGATGACGAAGCGCGTGATGACCGAGCACATTTAGAGAACCATGCAGAACAACTCCGAGCCACAGGATTAGAAGTCCAAGCTGTGCTCGGTTTCGGCCGTATACCAAAAGAAATTATCCGTCTCTCAATTGAGCAGAAGATCGATTTACTGGTGATGGGCGGGCATGGTCATCGCGGCATCAAGGACATCATCTTTGGAACTTCCATCTCGAAAGTGCGGCATGGCCTGAAAGTACCTGTCCTTGTTGTGCAATAAAACGTGACTGTCACCATCTCTCACAAAACCTTGCGAAGGTTCCAAACCCTTCGCAAGGATTCGTTAATTATGAAATACGAATCAGAAAAATACTACCACGTCTTTAACAGAGGCGCGAACAAAGAAAAATTATTTCTCTCACACGAAAATTACCGCTATTGCTTGCGGCTTTTGTACAAATACGCAATCGAGGATAAAACTTCCATTCTTGCATATTGTCTCATGCCCAATCATTACCACTTCCTGCTCCAGCAGTCGTTAGAGGGTTCCATTCAACGCTGTATCCAGACCATGTTCAATGCATACACACAGGCCTTCAATAAACAACAGCAGAGGTCAGGAACACTTTTCGAAGGCAGAGCGAAAGCTCGCGAGGTAGACAACGATCTCTATGCAGTTCAGTTATGTGCCTACATTCATCTTAATCCTGTTTCAGCTCAATTAGTCAATACACCAGAAGAGTGGGAGTTTTCTGACTACAAGGAATGGATAGATGTTCGACAATCAGATCTTACCGATCTATCTCTTAGAAATTCCTTTTTTGAAAATGGGAAACAATACCACGATTTTATAGAGTTGCAACGATATGCTCGCGTTGAAGAAAAGCTTGATCGTTTTATGCTTGATTAGTATACAAAACCTTGCGAAGGTTCCAAACTCTTCGCAAGGGTAGGTACTGTTAATGGGTCACTTTTATTTATCCTCAATTCCTTCTTGCAGGGATTTTTCGTACTTCATTTTATAATCTTTAATTCCTCGGAAGAGAGCATCAGCAATCCGATCCTGACCGTTTTCACTGCGCAAGAACTGTTCTTCATTCCTGTTAGAAAGATAACCTAATTCGACAAGAACGTTTGGCATTGAGGCACCGACGAGAACTTGGAATCCAGCTTGCTTCACTCCGCTGTTTTTGATACGCAGGCGCTTTGCCATCGAACCAACAGCACTCTCGGCAAATTGTTCGCTCTGTTTCATGTATGCGCTTTGCGCCATCGTGACAATAATGAATTTCTCTTCCGTTAAATTTTGATAGCGCTCTTTGTATCCTTCTTCAAGTTGAATAACAGCGTTTTCGCGTGAAGCAACAGTTACAGCATCTTCGGTGCGGCCGGGGCGCAACAGATAAATTTCGAACCCGTTCATGCGTGAAGGTTTATGCGTTAGAGAATTGCAATGAATACTAATGAATAATTTTCCGCCTGTCTCATTGGCAATCTGTGTACGCTTGTATAATTCGACAAACTTGTCGCTCGATCGCGTATAGACAACTTTTACACCTCTGAGATTCGTTTCAATGATGTGGCCGAGTTTTAGTCCTACATCAAGTGTGATATTTTTTTCGCGTGTTCCAACGACGCCAATGCATCCGGGATCTTTTCCGCCATGTCCCGCATCAATCACAATAACGTCTAATTTCCATCGATCACGCCCGTTGGTTAATTGTTGCTTTTTAGCTTCCTGTTTCTTCTTTTTCAGCTCTTCCTTTTCTGAAGTTGATAGAGTCCGGAGGGAGATGTGAATATCGTTGGAAGCAGGATCGTTCACGGTCTCTGCCTGAACGACATCTGGAGTTACCTGGAATGTTAATTGAAGCGATGCAGGTGATTGAAATGTCAGCACTTTTCGCACTGCGCCAAATGGTTTTGTGGCATTGATTGCAATGGTATCTGCATCCGCACCCATAATAGTAACGAAAAGCCAGCCATCCGGCTTCAACCAACTTTCAACATCTCCCAATTTAGTATTAGCATGAATGGTAATGAGAGAACCGTTGATTTTTTTTTCGATTTCGATTCCTGCAACCGAGTACTGTAAACGGCGGAAAGTTTCCAATGACAGCGTGTTGTGCTGTGCATCGATCGATAAGCGCTGTTCGGTGAGTCGTTCATATAATTGAATAAAAGTGTTTGCCGGTACAAAAAACTCTCCGCGCCTGCGAATAACATTGCCGGACATTTGGTACATCGTTGCAGTATTGCTCGTTCGTTCCGTGATAACGACAAACGGATTACGATCCGTAAAACGCACGAGCTGCAGTGCAATGAGGCATTCGATCTTTCCGGTACTGTCATTCACCGATGCCGGCAGCTGCAACGATTTTAAAAAATCATTGAGAGAAAAGAACAGAACGCCGGCACTATCGATACGGCCGATAACTGTTGTATCCCCAGATGCAAGTCGAAAGGTGAGAGATGTTTTATTTTCCGTTGTTTGGGCTTGGCACAGCGAAAACACGAGAGCAAAAAGAATGACTTTTAAGAAGCAGGCGAGTCTCATCTATCTGTAATTCACGAATTGCAATGCGAACGAAAACTCATGGCCCCGAATCAGTGCCATAACAGCTTGCAGGTCGTCTTTGTTTTTCCCGCTCACCCGCACTTGATCTTCCATGATTTGTGTTTGCACCTTCAATTTTGAATCTTTCACAAGTTTTGTTATAACTTTTGCATCTTCCTTCGCTATACCAACCTGCAAGGTAACTGTCTGCCGCACGGAACTGCCGGCTGCTTGTTCAATGGTCCCGTAACGGAGTGCCTTTATCGGAACACCGCGTTTGATCAACTTCGATTGTAATATATCAACGACGCTCTTCAGATGAAATTCATCACCTGTGAGAAGGATGATTTTCTTTTCTTTCTGGTCCAATTCGATGGAAGTACGAATTCCTTTAAAGTCATAACGCTGGATAATTTCTTTTTGCGCCTGGTTTACTGCATTATCGACTTCTTGGAGATTTACTTCGGAGACAATGTCAAATGAGTTCTGTTGTGCCATGAGACCAATTCTTGTTATTATTTTAGACTGAAATACTTTTATTGCTGGTTTAATATTGTCACTTTCACGCTAAAAGTCAATGAGAGGTCTCAACGCTGAGATGTGAGATTTATTATTTCCTAATTTCGCCGGTCTCCGCACTCCAGAAAACAAGATCAAGTTCATCTAAGGTGATTCCTATTTCAACTGCAAACTTTGAGAAACGCTGTTCTATGACCAAATAATATTTTCGGCTTAAAGATTTCGGGATTGATTGAATCACTCCAAGTCGTTTCAAATTACGCAGAATATGTCTATCGAGTATTGCAAGACCGTCATTCCTACCAATGTTGCGTAAAAAATGTGTCGCTTCTTTATATCCTAATCCGAGGACAAATTTTACAAGCCATTCGCGCAGCTCAAAAGCCACTACAGGTTCCGATAATTTCTGAGCTATCGCAGGAAATTGATCTTTCATCCGGAGAAGATGCCGGGATTTTGTTTTGTGAAAACGAATATAGCATTCCTTTCGCCGAAGAAATGGTTCTGGATCTACATCTTTATTATGGAATCCGGCAGTATAAAGCAGCGACACGACTCGTTCCGCATTCTTCGCGCTCGATTGCGGAGTAAGAAGACAATAGACAAGCTCGTAGAAATAATCTGCGGGCTGTCGAGCGGCAAACTCTGATAAGCGGGCGCGTATCGCAACCTGACGTGACCTATAACAATGTACTGTCTTTTCGAGCTCAGGGTTTCGATGAAGGTGATTTATTTTCATCGCGGCAGAGAAAGGTAGATCTTCTTGTTGCGGGAATGAATGTGAATCAAGCCATCACGCTGAAGCCCGTTGAACAGTTTGTCCAGCCATTTCTTTTGCCGAATTGAGTAGTCCGGTTTTACCAATTTTGCCAGCTGATTCGCTTCAATTGATCGGTGGTGGGCAACCATGCGCAGTACTTCAATGACTCGTCCGCGATATATTCTGTTTGGAATCGTAGTCTGAGATTTTCTCTTTAACGGCCTTCTTTTCTTCATGGTGGAAAATGCACTCGGACAATACGGTGTAAGCGGGCATTTAGAACATTGCGGATTGGCTGCAGTACAAATAATGCCGCCAAGTTCCATAAGCGCTTGGTTCCAATCAAATGCTTTTCCCTTGGGAAGCATCCGCTCAGCAAGTTTCCATATGTCGGCAGATTGAGCGTGCTGCGGGAAAAGTCTTGAAAGCACTCGCTGCTCATTGATATCAACAGCCGCTGTCTGTTGCCCGAATGCGAAACAAGCAACGGCATTGGCTGTGTAACGTCCGATGCCGGGAAGCTGCTGGAGCGTTTCAACATTTTGCGGCAGCCGTCCTCCGTATTCATCGATGACACGTCGAGCAATTTGATGGAGGCGCAATGCACGATTGTTGTAACCCATTCCCGACCATGCGCGGATAACATCGGCTGTGCGAGCTTGTGCGAGAGATGCGAAGTTGGGAAATTGACGCAGAAACTCAGGGTACTTCAATTGCACCCGGCTTAATTGCGTTTGTTGAAGCATGATCTCGGAAAGAAGTATTCGGTACGGATTCTTTGTTTTACGCCAGGGAAGAGGGCGTGCGTTCTTCCGATACCACGCCAAAAGATGTTTTTGGATTTTCAATTTTCGATTGAGGATGAACGAAGGAGGCATCGTGAGATTTATGTCAGATTTTTCACAAAGGGTTTGTTACCTTCAAGCAAATCCATTTGTTTCAATTCATTCGTTGTCACCCAGCGGATTTGTTCGAAGATATTATTATGCGGCTCACCGTTGAATCCTGAGACGAAGCAGTACGCGACATTGAACATTCCCCCGTCTTCGTAATATGCAGCATGTGTTTCACTATATTCGATGGATTGAATTTCTATGGAAAGTTCTTCGCGTAATTCACGGCGGAGACATTGTTCGATTGTTTCACCCGGTTCAAGTTTCCCACCGGGAAATTCCCATTTTAGTGCGTACCTGCCGCCAAGCTTCCGCTGGCAGATGAGTATTTTTTTATCTTTCCTCAATATTGCTACTGCCACTTCTGTCATCTTCATCCTTTTCTAAAATATATCGAAACCGAATTAGATTTCCAATTGTGATGTAATCGTTTGTGGTATGAAGGAGAAATTGGTTATATTGGAATCAAATAATATACATTCATAATTTTATTAGTACGGGGTACAATAATGAAATATCGTATGCTTTTGGTTGTGGTAATGATTTTTTCTAT
This window contains:
- a CDS encoding aspartate-semialdehyde dehydrogenase, encoding MRKSYTVAVAGATGLVGRTMTTVLEEQNFPVARFVPLASARSAGMEVLFQGKPVKVQTLTGDSFSGVDFALFSAGANTSKEFSPKAVTHGTVVIDNSSAFRMDPDVPLVVPEVNPEDAFKHHGIIANPNCSTIQMVVVLKPLHDVFGIKRVVVSTYQSVTGAGKKGVNQLEDEIAKRPLREKKFPHPIAFNILPHIDVFLPDGYTKEEQKMILETKKIMGADIPLTATTVRVPVFGGHSEAVNIEFERPCTPEEVRTILNHAPGVIVEDDPSKNIYPMPINAFGKNEVFVGRIRKDFSVAHGINLWIVSDNIRKGAATNAVQIAELLTSRME
- a CDS encoding ATP-binding cassette domain-containing protein: MNEYILQTRQLGKRYGKRWAVKNLNLEVLRGDVFGFLGPNGAGKSTTIRMILSLIKPTTGETELFGCSLKSRRSDALRRVGGIVEKPDFYLYLSAYKNLEIIGALTGGVERKRILEVLDLVGLTSRAADNVKAYSHGMKQRLGIAQALLSDPELVILDEPTNGLDPQGMKEVRDLIVHLSRERKKTIILSSHLLNEIELVANRMVIINNGELVIQGDVSTLLDEGEKYVVIQAQPQKKVESVLRRLKKIIGAYDVQQEMFKVRMDFADIPELNKSLVQAGVRVQALIPKRSLEDLFLSMTEQSNKVDT
- a CDS encoding ABC transporter permease; protein product: MIRLIYYELIKIFMKKRTYLGFGIVLVIVPLVEVAMKLEGGRFLTMAMRGLSRDFLFFGNIFNGWFVAHQIMNSLWLHIPLLISFVAGDQLAGEATAGTYRLILIRPVSRTRIFISKYITTLIYTVIFVFFLAALSIGLALTLLGRGDLVIITRNILLLPESEVAWRFFIAYLLATWTMITIASISFFFSSFVENAIGPIVATMGLLIVCTVITLMPVEMFEIPKKFLFTRYLDMWQKIFMDPIPWNEVKMGMLFMGSWTLAAVLGAWSVFVKKDILS
- a CDS encoding MFS transporter, whose product is MDIKARVQEIRNGFHPTFWVANGMELFERLAYYGQQIVFMIYLRNKLGFTETEAGQLSGIFGGLIYLLPILGGTLADKWGFRRAFNIAFTILALGYFLIGSVGMAAFAGVYSNFNLYWLLMIFLIFTAFGGSFIKPSVLGTVAVTSKEETKSLGFAVYYWLVNVGAMLGPTIAYFVRDSFGNEFVYMVSSLSCLAMLVVNLILYKEVKSTRTVVVESFGKKIANLFVVLANVKFMIFLLIYSLYWIIFWQEFIIVPYYVTDYINANAPYEILQSWAGAGAIILFQIPLNRLTKNIPTRSAIVLGFAISSLIWLIIGIYPSIPTIAAGIVAFAIGEMIQAPRYYEYISEIAPPGQQGLFQGYAFLPIAIARFVGDPIGGWLYQTSKASGKPELVWFALIGIGALGTILMLLYNKIVKAQETKTV
- a CDS encoding Nramp family divalent metal transporter, giving the protein MKNSQTSVSLSEVHGSVNISKNYGMIKRFLAFAGPAYLISVGYMDPGNWATDIEGGSRFGYQLLWVILMSNMMAVLLQTLSARLGIVTGRDLAQACRDEYPKPVVFVLWILCEVAIAACDLAELLGTAIGLNLLFGLPLLIGVLVTGFDTMLFLVIQNFGIRKMEFFIIMLVSVMGVCFGIEMLLSKPVLSEVANGFLPRLNSESLFVAIGILGATVMPHNLYLHSALVQTRLVEQTEQGKRQACKFNLIDTSIALNAAFLVNAAILIVSSSVFFKNGLVVTEIQQAHSLLAPLLGTTLASTLFAGALLASGQSSTLTGTYAGQIVMEGFLHFKMRPVLRRFITRAIAIVPAIAVIYFRGDQGSYELLILSQVVLSMQLPFAIIPLINFTSDKERMGVFVNKPWVKSLAWIAAIIIVGLNARLVFGTITDWIKGAGSMSIIIWMTFVPIIVGLFLFLIYITLPKTWRRRELAMPSEIEQLELVSHPFTNIGVALDLSGMDSKVLSQAKTLAQQNGARLVLMHVVEGVGGQLFGVNANDDEARDDRAHLENHAEQLRATGLEVQAVLGFGRIPKEIIRLSIEQKIDLLVMGGHGHRGIKDIIFGTSISKVRHGLKVPVLVVQ
- a CDS encoding transposase, giving the protein MKYESEKYYHVFNRGANKEKLFLSHENYRYCLRLLYKYAIEDKTSILAYCLMPNHYHFLLQQSLEGSIQRCIQTMFNAYTQAFNKQQQRSGTLFEGRAKAREVDNDLYAVQLCAYIHLNPVSAQLVNTPEEWEFSDYKEWIDVRQSDLTDLSLRNSFFENGKQYHDFIELQRYARVEEKLDRFMLD
- a CDS encoding N-acetylmuramoyl-L-alanine amidase; amino-acid sequence: MRLACFLKVILFALVFSLCQAQTTENKTSLTFRLASGDTTVIGRIDSAGVLFFSLNDFLKSLQLPASVNDSTGKIECLIALQLVRFTDRNPFVVITERTSNTATMYQMSGNVIRRRGEFFVPANTFIQLYERLTEQRLSIDAQHNTLSLETFRRLQYSVAGIEIEKKINGSLITIHANTKLGDVESWLKPDGWLFVTIMGADADTIAINATKPFGAVRKVLTFQSPASLQLTFQVTPDVVQAETVNDPASNDIHISLRTLSTSEKEELKKKKQEAKKQQLTNGRDRWKLDVIVIDAGHGGKDPGCIGVVGTREKNITLDVGLKLGHIIETNLRGVKVVYTRSSDKFVELYKRTQIANETGGKLFISIHCNSLTHKPSRMNGFEIYLLRPGRTEDAVTVASRENAVIQLEEGYKERYQNLTEEKFIIVTMAQSAYMKQSEQFAESAVGSMAKRLRIKNSGVKQAGFQVLVGASMPNVLVELGYLSNRNEEQFLRSENGQDRIADALFRGIKDYKMKYEKSLQEGIEDK
- a CDS encoding YajQ family cyclic di-GMP-binding protein gives rise to the protein MAQQNSFDIVSEVNLQEVDNAVNQAQKEIIQRYDFKGIRTSIELDQKEKKIILLTGDEFHLKSVVDILQSKLIKRGVPIKALRYGTIEQAAGSSVRQTVTLQVGIAKEDAKVITKLVKDSKLKVQTQIMEDQVRVSGKNKDDLQAVMALIRGHEFSFALQFVNYR
- a CDS encoding (deoxy)nucleoside triphosphate pyrophosphohydrolase — translated: MKMTEVAVAILRKDKKILICQRKLGGRYALKWEFPGGKLEPGETIEQCLRRELREELSIEIQSIEYSETHAAYYEDGGMFNVAYCFVSGFNGEPHNNIFEQIRWVTTNELKQMDLLEGNKPFVKNLT